A genomic segment from Acyrthosiphon pisum isolate AL4f chromosome A3, pea_aphid_22Mar2018_4r6ur, whole genome shotgun sequence encodes:
- the LOC100160554 gene encoding uncharacterized protein DDB_G0283357 isoform X2, producing the protein MKIITNLYLITAILLTSNFLTLCEGVNDIDHEPLSGHLEHLNHLEDFHDINHFDNTNVFHTVELVEYDGDSMTKYATTTHTNQETNNELFPNTIPIIQQSNVPTTFKKVVKQTQTVIKSNNDGNNTPKTDLSMTDIYSNNKLKESVIGTVENIGLPSIPSQQASDVQSNIKNIIHTTVTKTTTSGSPSNELDESFNRILNLNALPSNNIISTVSSANTNYNDRSTGSSSLQSNSMEENSKIKTISTTEDITNGNGFLSSNNIVSSMMTPLGYNAVTTTTVDRDNNVFNKGIPSRIQQIRFNKFNKLGNSISETGALKNSGSFVQTKTTTIKNERAADEIKLDDLNDKKIDYNIDNGMSTSNNIENSNYIISSDNNGNDKSSSYSYGYGYGMDSGNNNNIGNYNLISSNHLMDGASSGGYSSYIMSNGYSKGIGRGRKRKKSGSKKTYKGGRSKNISYEKSKGNRQIRVKNGRNYENTRSSKNRSGGNSQYYSLTNYVRGGHSKSLSSSASSSDESSMKKKMSCHCNKVRKLNKRDSSESNGSSKEHHGPGNHDLGISMENQPMQNNGDFVARFPPPLPLSMEREPQPNLLFDMMQEQGPDQSLNYIQSDIATVLNRQGEMESQLINDHQLPSTDISNKYLTYQILNMGTLYKADSQQEQYFGSPRIGPGPGPHSGHGPGPRPGHGHGHIHGHGHGHGPRHDPGHGPGPHSGHFPGHGPGPHPGPHPGHGPGPRPGHGPGPQAFTDIQSGQEDQININTDLPQIQQDIEGTGLNRMIWVHVFKNQVLEL; encoded by the exons ATGAAGATTATAACTAACCTGTATTTAATTACGGCAATACTG CTAACATCAAACTTTTTGACACTATGTGAAGGTGTCAATGACATTGATCATGAACCATTATCTGGTCACTTAGAACATTTAAATCACTTGGAAGACTTTCATGATATCAATCATTTTGATAATACCAATGTTTTTCATACAGTTGAATTAGTTGAATATGACGGAGATTCAATGACTAAATATGCAACAACAACTCATACAAATCAAGAGACAAATAACGAGTTATTTCCTAACACGATTCCTATCATCCAACAATCGAATGTACCAACTACTTTTAAAAAGGTAGTAAAACAGACGCAAACGGTTATCAAATCTAATAATGATGGAAATAATACCCCAAAAACCGATTTATCAATGACAGATATATacagtaacaataaattaaaagaaagtgTAATCGGTACTGTGGAAAACATTGGTTTGCCATCAATACCTTCACAACAAGCTTCTGATGtacaaagtaatataaaaaatataatacacactaCAGTGACAAAAACAACCACAAGTGGAAGTCCGTCAAATGAATTGGATGAATCTTTTAATagaatacttaatttaaacGCACTACCctcaaataatatcatatctacAGTGAGTTCTGCAAACACAAATTACAATGATAGAAGTACAGGTTCAAGTTCCTTACAATCTAATTCAATGGaagaaaatagtaaaataaaaacaatttcaacaaCAGAAGATATAACCAACGGAAATGGTTTTTTatcttcaaataatattgtatcatcaATGATGACCCCTTTAGGATATAATGCAGTAACTACTACAACTGTTGATAGGgacaataatgtatttaataaaggAATCCCATCCAGGATACAACAAATacgttttaacaaatttaataaactagGAAATTCAATATCCGAAACTGGAGCTCTGAAGAATTCAGGCTCATTTGTACAAAccaaaacaacaacaataaaaaatgaaagaGCAGCCGATGAAATTAAACTTGATGATTTAAATGATAAGAAAATAGATTACAATATTGACAACGGAATGTCTACTTCAAATAATAtcgaaaattcaaattatatcatatctTCAGATAATAATGGTAATGATAAAAGCAGTAGTTATAGTTATGGTTATGGTTATGGCATGGatagtggtaataataataatattggtaattataatttaatttcttccaACCATTTAATGGATGGAGCTTCATCGGGGGGTTATTCTTCATATATAATGTCTAATGGGTATAGTAAAGGAATTGGTAGGGGAAGAAAAAGAAAGAAAAGTGGTAGTAAGAAAACATATAAAGGAGGCAgatctaaaaatatatcatatgaaaAAAGTAAAGGAAATAGGCAAATAAGAGTTAAAAATGGTCgtaattatgaaaatacaaGATCATCAAAAAATAGAAGTGGAGGAAATTctcaatattattcattaactaATTATGTAAGAGGAGGCCATAGTAAGTCTCTTTCATCTTCAGCTAGTTCTTCAGATGAGTCatctatgaaaaaaaagatGTCGTGTCATTGTAATAAGGtacgaaaattaaataaaagagaTAGCAGTGAAAGTAATGGGAGTTCAAAAGAACATCATGGACCAGGGAATCATGATTTAGGTATTTCTATGGAGAATCAACCAATGCAAAATAACGGCGACTTCGTTGCCAGATTTCCACCTCCACTACCTCTATCAATGGAACGTGAACCTCaaccaaatttattatttgacatgATGCAAGAGCAGGGACCAGACCAATCATTAAATTACATTCAATCAGATATAGCAACAGTTTTGAATAGACAAGGGGAGATGGAAAGTCAACTGATTAACGATCATCAATTACCCAGTACtgatatatcaaataaatatttaacataccaaatattaaatatgggtACACTATATAAGGCAGATTCTCAACAAGAACAATATTTCGGATCACCTAGAATTGGTCCAGGCCCAGGACCACACTCAG GTCATGGCCCAGGTCCACGCCCAGGTCATGGTCACGGTCATATTCACGGTCACGGTCACGGTCATGGTCCACGTCATGATCCAGGTCATGGCCCAGGTCCACATTCAGGTCATTTCCCAGGTCATGGTCC
- the LOC100160554 gene encoding uncharacterized protein DDB_G0283357 isoform X1: MKIITNLYLITAILLTSNFLTLCEGVNDIDHEPLSGHLEHLNHLEDFHDINHFDNTNVFHTVELVEYDGDSMTKYATTTHTNQETNNELFPNTIPIIQQSNVPTTFKKVVKQTQTVIKSNNDGNNTPKTDLSMTDIYSNNKLKESVIGTVENIGLPSIPSQQASDVQSNIKNIIHTTVTKTTTSGSPSNELDESFNRILNLNALPSNNIISTVSSANTNYNDRSTGSSSLQSNSMEENSKIKTISTTEDITNGNGFLSSNNIVSSMMTPLGYNAVTTTTVDRDNNVFNKGIPSRIQQIRFNKFNKLGNSISETGALKNSGSFVQTKTTTIKNERAADEIKLDDLNDKKIDYNIDNGMSTSNNIENSNYIISSDNNGNDKSSSYSYGYGYGMDSGNNNNIGNYNLISSNHLMDGASSGGYSSYIMSNGYSKGIGRGRKRKKSGSKKTYKGGRSKNISYEKSKGNRQIRVKNGRNYENTRSSKNRSGGNSQYYSLTNYVRGGHSKSLSSSASSSDESSMKKKMSCHCNKVRKLNKRDSSESNGSSKEHHGPGNHDLGISMENQPMQNNGDFVARFPPPLPLSMEREPQPNLLFDMMQEQGPDQSLNYIQSDIATVLNRQGEMESQLINDHQLPSTDISNKYLTYQILNMGTLYKADSQQEQYFGSPRIGPGPGPHSGHGPGPHSGHGPGPHSGHGPGPRPGHGHGHIHGHGHGHGPRHDPGHGPGPHSGHFPGHGPGPHPGPHPGHGPGPRPGHGPGPQAFTDIQSGQEDQININTDLPQIQQDIEGTGLNRMIWVHVFKNQVLEL, from the exons ATGAAGATTATAACTAACCTGTATTTAATTACGGCAATACTG CTAACATCAAACTTTTTGACACTATGTGAAGGTGTCAATGACATTGATCATGAACCATTATCTGGTCACTTAGAACATTTAAATCACTTGGAAGACTTTCATGATATCAATCATTTTGATAATACCAATGTTTTTCATACAGTTGAATTAGTTGAATATGACGGAGATTCAATGACTAAATATGCAACAACAACTCATACAAATCAAGAGACAAATAACGAGTTATTTCCTAACACGATTCCTATCATCCAACAATCGAATGTACCAACTACTTTTAAAAAGGTAGTAAAACAGACGCAAACGGTTATCAAATCTAATAATGATGGAAATAATACCCCAAAAACCGATTTATCAATGACAGATATATacagtaacaataaattaaaagaaagtgTAATCGGTACTGTGGAAAACATTGGTTTGCCATCAATACCTTCACAACAAGCTTCTGATGtacaaagtaatataaaaaatataatacacactaCAGTGACAAAAACAACCACAAGTGGAAGTCCGTCAAATGAATTGGATGAATCTTTTAATagaatacttaatttaaacGCACTACCctcaaataatatcatatctacAGTGAGTTCTGCAAACACAAATTACAATGATAGAAGTACAGGTTCAAGTTCCTTACAATCTAATTCAATGGaagaaaatagtaaaataaaaacaatttcaacaaCAGAAGATATAACCAACGGAAATGGTTTTTTatcttcaaataatattgtatcatcaATGATGACCCCTTTAGGATATAATGCAGTAACTACTACAACTGTTGATAGGgacaataatgtatttaataaaggAATCCCATCCAGGATACAACAAATacgttttaacaaatttaataaactagGAAATTCAATATCCGAAACTGGAGCTCTGAAGAATTCAGGCTCATTTGTACAAAccaaaacaacaacaataaaaaatgaaagaGCAGCCGATGAAATTAAACTTGATGATTTAAATGATAAGAAAATAGATTACAATATTGACAACGGAATGTCTACTTCAAATAATAtcgaaaattcaaattatatcatatctTCAGATAATAATGGTAATGATAAAAGCAGTAGTTATAGTTATGGTTATGGTTATGGCATGGatagtggtaataataataatattggtaattataatttaatttcttccaACCATTTAATGGATGGAGCTTCATCGGGGGGTTATTCTTCATATATAATGTCTAATGGGTATAGTAAAGGAATTGGTAGGGGAAGAAAAAGAAAGAAAAGTGGTAGTAAGAAAACATATAAAGGAGGCAgatctaaaaatatatcatatgaaaAAAGTAAAGGAAATAGGCAAATAAGAGTTAAAAATGGTCgtaattatgaaaatacaaGATCATCAAAAAATAGAAGTGGAGGAAATTctcaatattattcattaactaATTATGTAAGAGGAGGCCATAGTAAGTCTCTTTCATCTTCAGCTAGTTCTTCAGATGAGTCatctatgaaaaaaaagatGTCGTGTCATTGTAATAAGGtacgaaaattaaataaaagagaTAGCAGTGAAAGTAATGGGAGTTCAAAAGAACATCATGGACCAGGGAATCATGATTTAGGTATTTCTATGGAGAATCAACCAATGCAAAATAACGGCGACTTCGTTGCCAGATTTCCACCTCCACTACCTCTATCAATGGAACGTGAACCTCaaccaaatttattatttgacatgATGCAAGAGCAGGGACCAGACCAATCATTAAATTACATTCAATCAGATATAGCAACAGTTTTGAATAGACAAGGGGAGATGGAAAGTCAACTGATTAACGATCATCAATTACCCAGTACtgatatatcaaataaatatttaacataccaaatattaaatatgggtACACTATATAAGGCAGATTCTCAACAAGAACAATATTTCGGATCACCTAGAATTGGTCCAGGCCCAGGACCACACTCAGGTCATGGCCCAGGACCACACTCAGGTCATGGCCCAGGACCACACTCAGGTCATGGCCCAGGTCCACGCCCAGGTCATGGTCACGGTCATATTCACGGTCACGGTCACGGTCATGGTCCACGTCATGATCCAGGTCATGGCCCAGGTCCACATTCAGGTCATTTCCCAGGTCATGGTCC
- the LOC115034426 gene encoding protein ALP1-like — translation MFKYRDTEGLYKVLINRHLKNNNIKFGEFFRVNIQQFEFLLSMVENEINLPPSNRNKKPISPAEKLAIALRYLATGESMRSLSFGFRVNYSYISVIIKITLAALKTKLIPIFKPDTKTINFMSKAAEFSYKWNFPNCISAIDGKHLRIRCPSKSGSLHRNYKDFFSIVLLAMVDANYKFVAVDIGSFGKEGDSGIFFKIEYYGNIAHLASQKNVNFPGQIK, via the exons ATGTTCAAGTATCGCGATACAGAAGGTTTATACAAAGTGTTAattaatagacatttaaaaaataataacataaaatttggTGAATTTTTTCGTGTCAATATTCAACAGTTTGAGTTTTTACTTTCTATGGtcgaaaatgaaataaatttaccaccaagtaatagaaataaaaaaccaatttcaCCAGCAGAAAAGTTAGCGATCGCACTGag atatctAGCTACTGGTGAGTCAATGCGTTCACTATCGTTTGGATTTCgagtaaattatagttatataagtgTGATAATCAAAATAACGTTAGCTGCtttaaaaacgaaattaattCCAATTTTTAAGCCTGatacaaaaactattaactttaTGTCAAAAGCAGCTGAATTTTCTTACAAATGGAATTTTCCAAATTGTATATCGGCTATTGATGGGAAACACTTACGAATTCGATGTCCCAGTAAATCGGGATCACTACATCGtaattataaagattttttcTCTATAGTGCTTCTGGCAATGGTAGATGCCAATTATAAATTTGTCGCAGTTGATATCGGCTCTTTCGGGAAAGAAGGGGATAGcgggattttttttaaaatcgaatattatgggAATATCGCTCATTTGGCTTCCCAGAAGAATGTGAACTTCCCGGGTCAAATAAAGTAG
- the LOC100159160 gene encoding probable cyclin-dependent serine/threonine-protein kinase DDB_G0292550 has product MKIRANLYLITAILLTSNFLTLCEGVNDIDHEPLSGHLEHLNHLEDFHDINNFDNTNVIHTVELVEHDGDSMTKYATTTHTNQKTNNELFPNTIPIIQQSNVPTTFKKVVKQTQTVIKSNNDGNNTPKTDLSMTDIYSNNKLKESVIGTVENIGLPSIPPQQASDVQSNIKNIIHTTVTKTTTSGSPSNELDESFNRILNLNALPSNNIISTVSSANTNYNDRSTSSSSLQSNSMEENSKIKTISTTEDITNGNGFDNSKRISRKPGGSFRRTKTTILKKHNINDNNDRGDLGASSIGFNREDTSSNNIVSSMTTPLGYNTVTTTSVDMDNNVFNKGIPSRIQQIRFNKFNKLGNSISETGALKNSGSFVQTKTTTIKNERAADGIKLDDLNDKKIDYNTDNGMSTSNNIENSNYIISSDNNGNDKSSGYSYGYGYGMDSGNNNNIGNYNLISSNHLMDGASSGGYSSYIMSNGYSKGIGRGRKRKKSGSKKTYYKGGRSKNISYEKSKGNRQIRVKNGRNYENTRSSKNRSGGNSQYYSLTNYVRGGQSKSLSSSASSSDESSMKKKMSCHCNKVRKLNKRDSSESNGSSKEHHGPGNHDLGISMENQPMQNNGDFVARFPPPLPLSMEREPQPNLLFDMMQEQGPDQSLNYSQSDIATVLNRQGEMASQLINDHQFSNTDISNQYLTYQIPNTGSLYKSDSQQEQYFGSPRLGPGPGHGPGHGPGHGPRPGHGPGPHSGHGPGPHSGHGPGPHPGHGLGPHSSHGPRHGPDPQANPFDSRPFIGGEYQKYFEQNLQPPTLTQFPYPYSFNQDYTSDFSNMGSTTPAFTDIQSGQEDQINVNTDLPQMQQDIEGTGLNRMDALNSGSMTTRTGSNLIRNIDGGPVIQYFKTIKTTENIDGNGPPDMQIVQAQSVPPEVDSHGIPSVLELVQTAMELVLQILPGYNFESGINA; this is encoded by the exons ATGAAGATTAGAGCTAACCTGTATTTAATTACGGCAATACTG ctaaCATCAAACTTTTTGACACTATGTGAAGGTGTCAATGACATTGATCATGAACCATTATCTGGTCACTTAGAACATTTAAATCACTTGGAAGACTTTCAtgatatcaataattttgataataccaATGTTATTCATACAGTTGAATTAGTTGAACATGACGGAGATTCAATGACTAAATATGCAACAACAACTCATACAAATCAAAAGACAAATAACGAGTTATTTCCTAACACGATTCCTATCATCCAACAATCGAATGTACCAACTACTTTTAAAAAGGTAGTAAAACAGACGCAAACGGTTATCAAATCTAATAATGATGGAAATAATACCCCAAAAACCGATTTATCAATGACAGATATATacagtaacaataaattaaaagaaagtgTAATCGGTACTGTGGAAAACATTGGTTTGCCATCAATACCTCCACAACAAGCTTCTGATGtacaaagtaatataaaaaatataatacacactaCAGTGACAAAAACAACCACAAGTGGAAGTCCGTCAAATGAATTGGATGAATCTTTTAATagaatacttaatttaaacGCACTACCctcaaataatatcatatctacAGTGAGTTCTGCAAACACAAATTACAATGATAGAAGTACAAGTTCAAGTTCCTTACAATCTAATTCAATGGaagaaaatagtaaaataaaaacaatttcaacaaCAGAAGATATAACCAACGGAAATGGTTTTGATAATTCTAAACGAATATCTCGAAAACCAGGAGGTTCATTCAGGCGCACgaaaactacaatattaaaaaaacataatataaatgacaaCAATGATCGTGGAGATTTAGGTGCATCTAGTATAGGATTTAATAGAGAAGACACatcttcaaataatattgtatcatcaATGACGACCCCTTTAGGATATAATACAGTAACTACTACATCTGTTGATATGgacaataatgtatttaataaaggAATCCCATCCAGGATACAACAAATacgttttaacaaatttaataaactagGAAATTCAATATCCGAAACTGGAGCTCTGAAGAATTCAGGCTCATTTGTACAAAccaaaacaacaacaataaaaaatgaaagaGCAGCCGATGGAATTAAACTTGATGATTTAAATGATAAGAAAATAGATTACAATACTGACAACGGAATGTCTACTTCAAATAATAtcgaaaattcaaattatatcatatctTCAGATAATAATGGTAATGATAAAAGCAGTGGTTATAGTTATGGTTATGGTTATGGCATGGatagtggtaataataataatattggtaattataatttaatttcttccaACCATTTAATGGATGGAGCTTCATCGGGGGGTTATTCTTCATATATAATGTCTAATGGGTATAGTAAAGGAATTGGTAGGGGAAGAAAAAGAAAGAAAAGTGGTAgtaagaaaacatattataaaggaggcagatcaaaaaatatatcatatgaaaAAAGTAAAGGAAATAGGCAAATAAGAGTTAAAAATGGTCgtaattatgaaaatacaaGATCATCAAAAAATAGAAGTGGAGGAAATTctcaatattattcattaactaATTATGTAAGAGGAGGCCAAAGTAAGTCTCTTTCATCTTCAGCTAGTTCTTCAGATGAGTCatctatgaaaaaaaagatGTCGTGTCATTGTAATAAGGtacgaaaattaaataaaagagaTAGCAGTGAAAGTAATGGGAGTTCAAAAGAACATCATGGACCAGGGAATCATGATTTAGGTATTTCTATGGAGAATCAACCAATGCAAAATAACGGCGACTTCGTTGCCAGATTTCCACCACCACTACCTCTATCAATGGAACGTGAACCTCaaccaaatttattatttgacatgATGCAAGAGCAGGGACCAGACCAATCATTAAATTACAGTCAATCAGATATAGCAACAGTTTTGAATAGACAAGGTGAGATGGCAAGTCAACTGATTAACGATCATCAATTCTCCAATACTGATAtatcaaatcaatatttaacaTACCAAATACCAAATACTGGTTCACTATATAAGTCAGATTCTCAACAAGAACAATATTTCGGATCACCTAGACTTGGTCCAGGCCCAGGTCATGGCCCAGGTCATGGGCCAGGCCATGGTCCACGCCCAGGCCATGGCCCAGGTCCACACTCAGGTCATGGCCCAGGTCCACACTCAGGTCATGGTCCAGGGCCACACCCAGGTCATGGTCTAGGTCCGCATTCAAGTCATGGTCCGCGTCATGGTCCAGATCCACAAGCTAATCCATTTGATTCTAGACCATTTATTGGGGGtgaatatcaaaaatactttGAACAAAATCTACAACCACCAACACTAACACAATTCCCATACCCATATTCATTTAATCAAGATTATACTTCTGATTTTTCAAATATGGGCTCAACTACTCCTGCATTTACGGATATTCAGTCCGGACAAGAGGACCAGATAAACGTTAACACTGACTTACCTCAGATGCAACAAGACATTGAAGGTACTGGGCTCAATCGAATGGATGCACTGAATTCAGGATCCATGACAACGCGTACTGGAAGTAATTTGATAAGAAACATAGATGGTGGCCCAGTGATACAGTAtttcaaaacaatcaaaacaacTGAAAATATAGATGGTAATGGTCCTCCAGATATGCAAATTGTTCAAGCTCAATCAGTCCCACCAGAAGTTGATAGTCAtg gtaTACCAAGTGTATTGGAGCTTGTTCAAACAGCAATGGAATTGGTTCTACAGATTTTACCGGGCTATAATTTTGAATCtggcataaatgcataa
- the LOC100161198 gene encoding uncharacterized protein LOC100161198, producing MKVQEYVLPIFAAISFWAVPIAARGSQGFPYESLDWPTSADISGSSPTGCDKSSSTGYDKSSEEDNCDGTSCGNIYKYTAKKPNGQNVCLKQYVGKVLIVVNYASACGFTYDNVCTLSEFAQKYRKCGLEILVFPSNDFLQNIGGNIAAEELANNHPEFEVFSEICVNGRAQHPVYRFLKYKLPGPFNTKTIKWNFTKFVVDRNGCPVQRYEATDSFKDIEELVQELLKDQCC from the exons atgaaggttCAAGAATATGTTCTTCCAATTTTTGCCGCTATTTCATTTTGG GCGGTGCCAATTGCTGCAAGGGGTTCCCAAGGGTTTCCCTATGAGTCTCTCGACTGGCCGACGTCGGCCGACATTTCTGGATCGTCACCCACAGGATGCGACAAATCGTCATCCACCGGATACGACAAATCGTCGGAGGAGGATAACTGCGATGGAACCTCGTGCGGCAACATTTACAAATATACCGCAAAAAAACCTAACGGACAGAACGTTTGTTTGAAACAATACGT CGGAAAAGTGTTGATCGTTGTGAATTACGCGTCAGCGTGCGGTTTCACATACGACAACGTATGCACTCTGTCGGAATTTGCCCAAAAGTACAGGAAATGTGGCTTAGAGATACTGGTATTCCCCAGCAACGACTTCTTACAG AACATCGGTGGGAATATCGCAGCCGAAGAGCTCGCAAATAATCATCCTGAATTTGAAGTATTTTCGGAAATTTGTGTAAATGGCAGAGCACAACATCCGGTGTACAGATTTCTCAAGTATAAATTACCGGGTCCTTTCAACACAAA AACTATTAAATGGAATTTTACCAAATTTGTAGTAGACAGGAATGGATGTCCCGTTCAACGATATGAGGCGACAGACAGTTTCAAG GACATAGAAGAATTAGTACAAGAACTGTTGAAGGACCAATGCTGCTAA
- the ACYPI38240 gene encoding uncharacterized protein LOC103310452 isoform X1: MGLLFRRLLPSTVVVSSSLIFQSKNLSSITNKMAEDWKNAKSVYDFTVKDIKGEDVSLEKYKGCVLIIVNVASKCGYTSKHYKELIELDEKYRDKGLKILGFPCNQFGGQEPGDADSICSFTAKQNVKFDIFEKIDVNGNDAHPLWKYLKSKQGGLLIDSIKWNFTKFIVDKNGQPVERHAANVSPLGLEKNLEKYL; the protein is encoded by the exons TTTCAGAGCAAAAATCTTAGTAGCATAACAAACAAAATGGCTGAAGATTGGAAGAATGCCAAATCTGTGTATGATTTCACAGTAAAAGATATCAAGGGAGAAGATGTATCATTGGAAAAATACAA AGGTTGTGTGTTGATCATTGTAAACGTAGCATCCAAATGTGGTTATACATCTAAGCATTACAAAGAGTTGATTGAACTAGATGAGAAGTATCGTGACAAAGGGTTAAAAATTCTCGGTTTTCCGTGTAATCAATTTGGAGGACAG gaacCTGGTGATGCTGATAGTATTTGTAGCTTTACtgcaaaacaaaatgttaaatttgacatatttgaaaaaattgatgtCAATGGCAATGACGCACATCCATTATGGAAATATTTGAAATCAAAACAAGGCGGTTTATTGATTGA TTCTATTAAATGGAATTTTACTAAATTCATTGTTGACAAGAACGGACAACCTGTTGAGAGGCATGCTGCTAATGTTAGCCCTTTg ggtTTGGAGAagaatttggaaaaatatttgtaa